Proteins from one Acidiphilium multivorum AIU301 genomic window:
- the tnpB gene encoding IS66 family insertion sequence element accessory protein TnpB (TnpB, as the term is used for proteins encoded by IS66 family insertion elements, is considered an accessory protein, since TnpC, encoded by a neighboring gene, is a DDE family transposase.) codes for MIAPGAGVRVYLACGRTDMRKGLDGLAMLVQQVFGGNPFDGAVYAFRGRRAGQIKLLWHDGVGLCLLTRRLERGAFAWPQSGTALMSLSPAQLATLLEGCEWRAPVQSLRPVLAG; via the coding sequence ATGATCGCACCCGGCGCGGGTGTCCGGGTCTATCTTGCCTGCGGCCGGACGGACATGAGGAAGGGGCTGGACGGGCTGGCGATGCTGGTCCAGCAGGTCTTTGGCGGGAACCCGTTTGATGGTGCGGTCTACGCATTCCGCGGCCGGCGTGCCGGACAGATCAAGCTGCTCTGGCATGACGGGGTGGGGTTGTGCCTGCTGACCAGGCGGCTGGAACGAGGCGCGTTTGCCTGGCCGCAAAGCGGGACGGCGCTGATGTCGCTGAGCCCGGCGCAACTTGCCACGCTGCTCGAGGGCTGCGAATGGCGGGCTCCGGTGCAAAGCCTGCGGCCGGTGCTGGCGGGATAG